The following are encoded together in the Acidobacteriota bacterium genome:
- a CDS encoding site-specific integrase — MSSKEVAIRVHLFPLFGDRRLDTITTEDLQHLKSAMVARSPKTVNNVLTALSVMLRTAVEWDVIERVPCTIKLLKTPKATAAFHDFEAYERLVEAARKDDLAYLIVLLGGEAGLRCGEIMALEWSNVDQKKRQLCAAQSEWKGHVTAPKGGRLRYVPLTRRLAEALNGARHLRSQRVLCDRDGKSVTQKVVQVTVRRAARRANVKPGIHILRHTFCSHLAMRGAPARAIQELAGHQDLSTTQRYMHLSPAAIDATIRLLETGTEVAAAVEK, encoded by the coding sequence GTGTCGTCGAAGGAAGTGGCGATTCGGGTGCATCTGTTTCCGCTCTTTGGAGACCGGCGCCTGGACACGATCACGACCGAAGACCTGCAGCACCTGAAGTCGGCGATGGTGGCCCGGTCACCGAAGACCGTCAACAACGTGTTGACGGCGCTGAGCGTGATGCTACGGACTGCCGTCGAATGGGACGTGATCGAACGCGTCCCCTGCACGATCAAGCTGCTGAAGACGCCGAAGGCGACGGCCGCGTTTCACGACTTCGAGGCGTACGAGCGGCTGGTCGAAGCCGCGCGGAAGGACGACCTGGCGTACCTGATCGTGTTGCTGGGCGGCGAAGCGGGCCTCCGGTGCGGCGAGATCATGGCGCTCGAGTGGTCCAACGTCGATCAGAAGAAGCGGCAGTTGTGCGCCGCCCAATCCGAATGGAAAGGGCACGTGACTGCGCCGAAGGGTGGACGGCTGCGATACGTGCCGTTGACTCGGCGACTGGCCGAGGCGCTGAACGGCGCGCGGCACCTGCGGAGCCAGCGGGTGCTGTGCGACCGGGACGGCAAGTCGGTCACGCAGAAGGTCGTCCAGGTGACCGTGCGGCGGGCTGCCAGGCGGGCGAACGTGAAGCCGGGGATTCACATCCTGCGACACACGTTCTGTTCGCACCTGGCGATGCGTGGGGCGCCGGCGAGGGCGATTCAGGAGCTCGCCGGACATCAGGACCTCTCGACCACGCAGCGCTACATGCACCTGAGCCCGGCTGCGATCGACGCGACCATCAGGTTGCTGGAGACAGGAACGGAGGTGGCCGCCGCCGTGGAGAAATAG
- a CDS encoding type II toxin-antitoxin system RelE/ParE family toxin, protein MAGNDGPPAATFLLTRTAARDLRRIHARSRREWGKDVADRYLADLYAALRDAAVSPDQGRLRQHRSAPFLMIPARQHFVIYDLMPQGIVVLTVQHQVRDIETLIAELPPAFHAEVERLKRKG, encoded by the coding sequence ATGGCTGGAAATGACGGGCCACCGGCCGCGACTTTCCTGCTGACTCGCACGGCGGCGCGCGACCTGCGCCGCATCCACGCGCGGTCCCGCCGTGAATGGGGCAAGGACGTGGCCGACCGCTACCTCGCCGACCTGTACGCAGCGTTGCGCGATGCAGCGGTCAGCCCGGACCAGGGGCGCCTTCGGCAGCACCGCTCGGCTCCTTTCCTGATGATCCCTGCGCGGCAGCACTTCGTGATCTACGACCTCATGCCGCAGGGCATCGTCGTGCTGACGGTGCAGCACCAGGTGCGCGACATCGAGACGCTGATCGCCGAGTTGCCCCCTGCCTTCCATGCCGAAGTTGAACGGCTGAAGCGGAAAGGTTGA
- a CDS encoding CopG family transcriptional regulator, whose amino-acid sequence MSERINARLSQPLAEFVERMVGEDGLYETPSEYVRDLIRRDMERREGAIVQDAILSGYRDVAAGRVFASSGDFKTDMKTLDRKEADGWK is encoded by the coding sequence ATGTCCGAACGTATCAACGCCCGCCTGTCCCAGCCCTTGGCCGAGTTCGTCGAGCGGATGGTCGGCGAAGATGGCCTCTATGAGACTCCCAGCGAATACGTGCGTGATCTGATCCGCCGCGACATGGAGCGGCGCGAGGGAGCGATCGTGCAGGACGCCATCCTGAGCGGCTACCGCGACGTGGCGGCCGGCCGCGTCTTTGCGTCGAGCGGCGACTTCAAGACTGATATGAAGACGCTCGACCGCAAGGAAGCCGATGGCTGGAAATGA
- a CDS encoding GIY-YIG nuclease family protein, whose amino-acid sequence MPFFVYILRCSDDSLYVGFTTNLAARLDRHQTGDGSTWTRLRRPVEMVYAEEHSTLRRAETRETQLKGWTHARQYEMKAWDWKDDPRPHIRSLFETLGLRPSLKDLDVSHPEQLIGAIASTPARPVHTAGSGKNTSWQPRRETPL is encoded by the coding sequence GTGCCCTTCTTCGTCTACATCCTCCGCTGCTCCGACGACTCCCTCTACGTCGGCTTCACCACGAACCTCGCCGCCCGTCTCGACAGGCACCAGACAGGTGATGGTTCGACATGGACTCGTCTCCGGCGTCCCGTCGAGATGGTCTACGCGGAAGAACATTCGACGCTGCGCCGAGCCGAAACTCGCGAGACCCAGCTCAAAGGCTGGACCCACGCGAGGCAGTACGAGATGAAAGCCTGGGACTGGAAGGATGACCCCAGGCCGCACATCCGCTCGCTCTTCGAGACGCTGGGCCTGCGTCCATCGCTGAAGGACCTTGACGTGTCCCATCCGGAGCAGTTGATCGGAGCGATCGCCAGCACGCCCGCACGGCCCGTGCACACAGCAGGGAGCGGGAAGAACACCAGTTGGCAGCCGCGGCGCGAGACGCCGCTGTAA
- a CDS encoding FAD-dependent oxidoreductase gives MPDRRTAAAPRLLQPITIRTLTLRNRIVFPPVTTGYEHEGHVTPRSRHFYRTIARGGAGLIVIGDVSIQPSFTPTPCVYDDSFVPGLRALADDVHAEGACIAAQLFHQEYDAAALGRIARSDGRAAAMQRLHHDMEHYCGELTHDDIAAILERFRDAARRVHAAGFDMIQVHGDRLLGMFTSGILNRRTDDYGGPLRNRARFALEVVRTIRDAAPELPIEYKLPIIRTDPPLGKGGPTLAEAEIMVPWLEEAGVASLHVALANHGAIGDTIPPMGTQPFGCFVDLAEVVKRVARVPVTAVGRIVDPDFAEELLAAGKADLVGICRGLIAEPDWPRGLQPEAREDLRPCIMCNHCASSLMSGTAMRCAINATIGEEAEEVPVQVSTPRRVLVLGGGPAGMEAAHTAARRGHRVTLVEQRDELGGQLALCATPVHKHEMAKLARYLITQVHKQGVQVRLGVTEHLSAVLDRHPADAVVVATGSSPAMPVVPGIERPEVMSAWQAMAEAAPNRREVVVVGGGSVGVETALHLAAHGSRITVVEMTDTIATGESPTVLPFIHREIARYGMRVLTGHRLLGIDDAGVHLAANDGGARCVKADQVVMAVGIRRNASFRDELTALGLECHVVGDCADDSPGTIAAAIRAGFRAGMSV, from the coding sequence GTGCCAGACCGTCGGACGGCTGCCGCCCCGCGCCTGCTCCAACCCATCACCATCCGCACACTGACGCTGCGGAATCGCATCGTGTTCCCGCCGGTCACCACCGGCTACGAACACGAAGGGCACGTCACGCCGCGCAGCCGGCACTTCTATCGCACCATCGCCCGTGGCGGCGCCGGGCTCATCGTGATCGGCGACGTGTCGATTCAACCGAGCTTCACGCCCACGCCCTGCGTGTACGACGACAGCTTCGTTCCCGGCCTGCGCGCGCTGGCCGACGACGTGCACGCCGAAGGCGCCTGCATCGCCGCGCAGCTCTTCCATCAGGAGTACGACGCCGCGGCGCTCGGACGCATCGCCCGCAGCGACGGTCGGGCTGCGGCCATGCAGCGCCTCCACCATGACATGGAGCACTACTGCGGCGAGTTGACCCACGACGACATCGCCGCGATTCTCGAACGCTTTCGCGACGCGGCTCGACGCGTGCACGCGGCCGGATTCGACATGATCCAGGTGCATGGCGATCGGCTGCTGGGCATGTTCACCTCCGGCATCCTCAATCGGCGCACCGACGACTACGGCGGACCCTTGCGGAACCGGGCCCGCTTCGCGCTCGAGGTGGTGCGTACGATTCGAGACGCGGCGCCCGAGTTGCCTATCGAGTACAAGCTCCCGATCATCCGCACCGACCCGCCTCTGGGCAAGGGCGGTCCGACGCTGGCGGAAGCCGAGATCATGGTGCCCTGGCTGGAGGAGGCCGGCGTGGCCAGTCTGCACGTCGCGCTGGCCAATCACGGGGCCATCGGGGACACCATCCCGCCCATGGGCACGCAGCCGTTCGGCTGCTTCGTGGACCTGGCCGAGGTCGTCAAGCGCGTCGCCCGCGTCCCTGTCACCGCCGTCGGCCGCATCGTCGACCCGGATTTCGCCGAAGAGCTTCTCGCAGCCGGCAAGGCCGATCTGGTCGGCATCTGCCGCGGCCTCATCGCCGAGCCCGACTGGCCGCGTGGTCTCCAGCCCGAGGCACGCGAGGACCTGCGCCCGTGCATCATGTGCAACCACTGCGCCAGCAGTCTGATGTCGGGCACGGCCATGAGGTGCGCGATCAATGCCACGATCGGCGAGGAAGCCGAGGAGGTCCCGGTGCAGGTCTCGACCCCACGTCGAGTCCTGGTACTCGGAGGCGGCCCTGCCGGCATGGAAGCTGCGCACACGGCCGCCCGGCGTGGGCACCGCGTAACCCTGGTGGAGCAGCGGGACGAACTCGGCGGCCAGCTCGCTCTCTGCGCCACGCCGGTGCACAAGCACGAGATGGCCAAACTCGCGCGCTACCTCATCACCCAGGTGCACAAGCAGGGCGTGCAGGTACGGCTCGGTGTAACGGAGCACCTGTCGGCCGTGCTTGACCGGCACCCCGCCGATGCGGTGGTCGTGGCCACGGGCAGTTCCCCCGCCATGCCCGTGGTACCGGGCATCGAGCGGCCGGAGGTGATGTCGGCGTGGCAGGCCATGGCCGAGGCGGCGCCGAACCGCCGCGAGGTGGTCGTCGTCGGCGGCGGATCGGTGGGTGTGGAGACGGCGCTGCATCTTGCCGCGCATGGCTCGCGCATCACGGTCGTGGAGATGACCGACACGATCGCCACCGGCGAGTCGCCCACCGTCCTGCCGTTCATTCACCGCGAGATCGCCCGCTACGGCATGCGCGTGCTCACCGGGCACCGTCTGCTCGGGATCGACGACGCTGGCGTGCATCTGGCCGCCAACGACGGCGGCGCGCGCTGTGTCAAGGCCGACCAGGTCGTGATGGCCGTCGGAATCCGCCGCAACGCCAGCTTCCGTGACGAACTGACGGCTCTGGGCCTGGAGTGCCACGTCGTCGGCGACTGTGCCGACGACAGCCCAGGCACGATCGCCGCAGCCATTCGCGCTGGCTTCCGGGCCGGCATGTCCGTCTGA